Proteins encoded within one genomic window of Hermetia illucens chromosome 2, iHerIll2.2.curated.20191125, whole genome shotgun sequence:
- the LOC119648558 gene encoding uncharacterized protein LOC119648558 yields the protein MDDKIINIYVTFLNYNPSKAKDGIVIKNDGFCFLNLEELQRHKKFRRQQRNHVEPNIYKHYKWYYSILNYELNSAPEGYKLRVNQFEIESNNIEAFCLNGDVFTAVTIIFGPEMEYWYYSTPEDESNRICGSKLLEKKRGMFGKLNIIELKQRQLRPEPNDEILNIISKAYSHEPSVIAITEPPYFACRYEQSLDCLDEICRCNNSYKFETMLSKAEEIHCINLLERRG from the exons ATGGATGATAAAATCATTAATATTTACGTTACCTTCCTGAATTATAATCCTTCAaa agCTAAAGATGGTATTGTAATCAAGAACGACGGGTTCTGTTTCCTAAATTTGGAAGAGCTTCAACGCCATAAGAAATTCAGGAGACAGCAAAGAAATCACGTGGAACCaaatatttataaacattaTAAATGG TACTATTCCATCCTAAACTATGAACTTAACTCTGCCCCTGAAGGATATAAACTTCGTGTCAATCAATTCGAAATAGAATCAAATAATATTGAAGCATTTTGCTTGAATGGTGACGTCTTCACCGcggttactataatttttggtcctGAAATGGAATACTGGTATTACTCAACGCCTGAGGATGAGTCCAACCGTATATGTGGAAGTAAATTACTGGAGAAGAAACGGGGTATGTTTGGCAAACTGAACATTATCGAACTGAAACAGAGACAGTTGAGACCAGAGCCAAACGATGAAATCCTAAATATTATCAGCAAAGCCTACTCCCACGAACCTTCTGTGATAGCAATTACTGAGCCTCCCTATTTTGCTTGTAGGTATGAACAAAGCCTTGACTGTCTAGACGAAATTTGTAGGTGTAATAATTCATATAAATTTGAGACGATGCTTTCCAAAGCAGAAGAAATTCATTGTATCAATTTGTTAGAAAGGAGAGGTTGA